Proteins encoded in a region of the Paenibacillus pedocola genome:
- a CDS encoding GNAT family N-acetyltransferase, with product MISDNIRQLNGTFIKMVPMEAVHKAELTAILNNPRIWEFTWRKISSAGEVEQLIETALTDKEKGHDLPFVMIDLSTGRIAGTSRIMHIDRTHRNAEIGCTWISPDYWRTPVNTEAKALLLQYCFEHLELIRVNFTIVGDNLRSQRAIERIGAVKEGVLRKHRITSGGAMLDNVLYSIIDEDWPAVKANLHFLLHEKYNNQ from the coding sequence GTGATCTCGGACAACATCAGACAGCTCAACGGCACTTTTATTAAAATGGTTCCTATGGAAGCAGTACATAAGGCAGAGTTGACCGCCATACTGAACAATCCGCGAATTTGGGAGTTCACCTGGAGGAAAATATCCTCCGCCGGAGAAGTAGAGCAGCTGATTGAGACGGCACTTACAGACAAAGAGAAGGGGCATGACCTGCCTTTTGTGATGATCGATCTGTCGACAGGCAGAATCGCCGGCACCTCACGGATAATGCATATCGACCGGACTCACCGGAATGCGGAAATCGGCTGTACTTGGATCTCTCCAGACTACTGGAGAACGCCTGTTAATACGGAGGCTAAAGCGCTGCTGCTGCAGTACTGCTTCGAGCACCTGGAGCTGATCCGGGTCAACTTCACGATCGTCGGAGACAACCTGAGATCCCAGAGAGCCATCGAGCGGATTGGTGCGGTGAAAGAAGGCGTCCTGCGCAAACACCGGATCACTTCGGGAGGGGCTATGCTGGATAATGTGCTGTACAGCATCATTGATGAAGACTGGCCCGCGGTTAAGGCGAATTTGCATTTTCTGCTGCATGAGAAATACAACAACCAGTAA
- a CDS encoding HAD family hydrolase, translating to MNGRLKSILFDLDGTLTDPKEGITRCVEYALNKFGIAVDHLDLLLPYIGPPLYDSFVQIQGLSEEQAAQAVVYYRERYSTIGMFENSVIPGIPQLLEALQGMGYTLYVATSKPTVFAEEILRHYRLDGYFKLVAGSNLDGTRSKKREVIQYVLDQNAIPPEEALMIGDREHDIIGAKGCGVASVGVLFGYGSEEELSSSGADYIASTVEEINEIISRIGALAGG from the coding sequence ATGAACGGAAGGCTGAAGAGTATTTTATTTGATTTGGACGGTACCTTAACCGACCCTAAAGAGGGAATTACCAGATGTGTCGAATATGCACTGAACAAGTTTGGTATTGCGGTAGATCATCTGGATCTGCTGCTCCCGTATATCGGGCCGCCGCTGTATGATTCGTTTGTACAAATTCAGGGATTGTCCGAGGAACAGGCGGCTCAGGCGGTAGTTTATTACCGTGAACGTTACAGCACCATAGGGATGTTCGAAAATAGTGTCATTCCTGGTATTCCACAGCTGCTGGAAGCACTTCAGGGAATGGGATATACGTTATACGTTGCTACTTCGAAACCAACAGTATTCGCCGAAGAAATTCTCCGGCATTACAGGCTGGACGGTTATTTTAAGCTTGTCGCAGGCAGCAATCTCGATGGTACACGCTCCAAGAAGCGTGAGGTGATCCAGTATGTACTGGACCAGAACGCCATCCCTCCCGAAGAGGCTCTGATGATCGGCGACCGGGAGCATGATATTATCGGGGCAAAAGGCTGCGGCGTAGCCTCTGTCGGTGTATTATTCGGCTATGGTTCGGAGGAGGAATTGTCCAGTAGCGGCGCGGATTACATTGCTTCCACCGTAGAGGAGATTAACGAGATCATTTCACGTATTGGTGCATTGGCTGGCGGATGA
- a CDS encoding DUF6063 family protein: MSYSLEQLQMASRLFFDLLRRKVISLDDPAAAECLQDTGAYDALQYLAKEGGCRIMNSGHRLHLLVNPLGSGFATNFTQLRNKYSRVERKTHLHIINVIILVFLAEMDQDEQHFKPGQDSMSYIQIADQVSSLFQSWNDMDEEGTFSKQWRLDIQAMYKVWTSLYMQTKSQEDGDSLSRGYGSRIGLIHEGMKLLEDEHLVFISENEKRIFPREELYERMRYLYHDVDRYKELKALIGRTLTEKEGEAHATH; the protein is encoded by the coding sequence ATGAGCTATTCATTGGAACAATTACAGATGGCCTCGCGGCTGTTTTTTGATCTGCTTCGCCGGAAAGTAATTTCACTTGATGATCCCGCCGCAGCAGAATGCCTGCAAGATACCGGGGCGTACGATGCCCTGCAGTACCTGGCTAAGGAGGGAGGCTGCCGGATCATGAATTCCGGACACCGCCTGCATCTGCTGGTGAATCCGCTCGGCTCGGGATTTGCCACCAACTTCACCCAGCTGCGGAACAAATACTCCAGGGTTGAGCGTAAAACCCATCTACATATAATTAACGTTATTATTCTGGTATTTCTGGCAGAAATGGATCAGGATGAGCAGCATTTCAAGCCCGGGCAGGACAGCATGTCCTATATACAGATTGCTGACCAGGTATCTTCCTTGTTTCAGTCGTGGAATGACATGGATGAAGAAGGGACATTCAGCAAACAGTGGCGTCTGGATATACAGGCGATGTACAAGGTATGGACCAGTCTTTATATGCAGACCAAGAGCCAGGAGGACGGAGACTCTTTATCCAGAGGGTACGGCTCGCGGATCGGTCTGATCCATGAAGGGATGAAGCTGCTGGAGGATGAGCATCTGGTGTTCATTTCCGAGAATGAGAAGCGGATTTTCCCGCGCGAAGAATTATATGAACGAATGCGGTACCTGTATCACGATGTTGACCGTTATAAGGAACTGAAAGCTTTGATCGGCCGGACCTTGACGGAGAAAGAAGGGGAAGCCCATGCCACGCATTGA
- the thrS gene encoding threonine--tRNA ligase: MEINVTLPDGNVKRYSHNIDISAIAESISPSLKKNAVAGKINGKLEDLHYPVAQDSRLEIVLLDSKEGQDIHRHSTAHLMAQAIKRIYGGKNVKLGIGPVIEDGFYYDVDIEQPLSSEDLAAIELEMHRIIHENLPIVRREVRREEAVALFEDLEEPLKLELIRDLPDDAVISIYDQGEFSDLCRGPHLASTGQIKVFKLMSVAGAYWRGDSNNKMLQRIYGVSFLKKAQLEEHLHMLEEAKKRDHRKLGKELELFMFSEESPGMPFYLPKGMIIRTELEDFSRGLQRERAYSEVRTPLMMNNRLWEQSGHYDHYKDDMYFTHVDEAKFALKPMNCPGHMLIFKNSRHSYRELPIRLAEFGQVHRNESSGSLNGMMRVRTFCQDDAHLFVLPEQIEAEIGQVLDLIDHIYNVFGFEYKVELSTRPEDYMGEETLWDQAEAALEMVLQNRGIPYRINPGDGAFYGPKIDFHILDALKRSWQCGTVQLDFQMPEKFDLTYIGEDGQKHRPVVIHRAVYGSIDRFIGILTEHFSGAFPVWLSPVQAKLLPVSGNHADYAFQVKQALASAGIRAEVDDRNEKLGLKIREAQLEKVPYMLVLGENEQKSATVSVRKRASGDAGAMSIEEIVRLISAEIADRS, encoded by the coding sequence ATGGAGATCAATGTAACACTGCCGGATGGAAACGTTAAGAGGTATTCGCATAACATCGATATTAGTGCAATAGCTGAATCGATAAGTCCCAGTCTGAAGAAAAATGCGGTTGCAGGTAAAATAAACGGCAAACTAGAGGACCTTCATTATCCGGTTGCACAGGACAGCCGGCTTGAAATTGTGCTTCTGGATAGCAAAGAGGGCCAGGATATTCACAGACACAGTACAGCCCATCTGATGGCTCAGGCTATTAAACGCATATATGGCGGAAAGAATGTTAAGCTTGGCATCGGCCCGGTGATTGAGGACGGGTTCTACTACGATGTGGATATCGAGCAACCATTGTCGAGCGAGGATTTGGCAGCTATAGAACTGGAGATGCACCGGATCATTCATGAGAATCTGCCGATTGTCCGCCGGGAAGTGCGCCGGGAAGAGGCGGTTGCCCTATTCGAAGACCTTGAGGAGCCGCTTAAGCTGGAGCTGATTCGCGATCTGCCCGATGATGCTGTTATCAGTATTTATGACCAGGGTGAATTCTCGGATCTGTGCCGGGGACCGCATCTGGCTTCAACTGGCCAAATTAAAGTTTTTAAGCTCATGAGCGTAGCCGGAGCCTACTGGCGCGGGGATTCGAATAACAAGATGCTTCAGCGGATTTATGGCGTCTCGTTCCTGAAAAAAGCGCAGCTCGAAGAGCATTTGCATATGCTCGAAGAAGCGAAGAAACGCGATCACCGCAAGCTGGGTAAAGAGCTGGAGCTGTTCATGTTTTCCGAAGAATCCCCGGGAATGCCGTTCTACCTGCCAAAAGGGATGATCATCCGCACAGAGCTGGAGGATTTCAGCCGCGGACTCCAGCGGGAACGGGCCTACAGCGAAGTCCGCACACCGCTGATGATGAACAACCGGCTGTGGGAGCAGTCCGGACACTACGATCATTACAAGGACGATATGTATTTCACACATGTGGATGAGGCAAAGTTTGCGCTGAAGCCGATGAACTGTCCCGGACATATGCTGATCTTCAAAAACAGCCGCCACTCCTACCGGGAGCTGCCGATCCGCCTTGCCGAATTCGGGCAGGTGCACCGCAATGAATCTTCCGGCTCTTTGAACGGGATGATGCGGGTCCGCACTTTCTGTCAGGATGATGCCCATTTATTCGTCCTGCCGGAGCAGATTGAAGCTGAAATCGGTCAGGTGCTGGATTTAATCGACCATATCTACAACGTATTCGGTTTTGAATACAAGGTCGAGTTATCCACTCGTCCGGAGGATTATATGGGAGAAGAGACTCTCTGGGATCAGGCGGAAGCGGCACTGGAAATGGTGCTTCAGAACCGTGGCATCCCTTACCGGATTAATCCGGGAGACGGCGCCTTCTACGGGCCGAAGATTGATTTTCATATTCTGGATGCGTTAAAGAGAAGCTGGCAGTGCGGAACGGTACAGCTGGATTTCCAGATGCCGGAGAAATTTGACCTGACTTACATCGGTGAAGACGGCCAGAAACACCGGCCAGTCGTTATTCACCGGGCGGTGTACGGTTCGATCGACCGGTTCATCGGAATTCTCACAGAGCATTTCAGCGGGGCTTTTCCGGTATGGTTGTCTCCGGTGCAAGCCAAGCTGCTGCCCGTTTCCGGGAATCATGCAGACTATGCCTTTCAAGTGAAGCAGGCACTGGCGTCCGCAGGAATCAGGGCTGAGGTGGATGACCGCAACGAGAAGCTTGGTCTGAAGATCCGTGAAGCCCAGCTTGAAAAGGTTCCTTATATGCTCGTCCTCGGTGAAAATGAGCAGAAATCCGCTACAGTTTCCGTGAGAAAACGTGCTTCGGGGGATGCCGGAGCAATGAGTATCGAAGAGATTGTACGGCTAATCTCTGCTGAGATTGCGGATAGAAGTTAA
- a CDS encoding DUF4362 domain-containing protein, whose amino-acid sequence MKMLRICVVMLLLTLFTVACSKSMSSNEAAKKGYVVYGQRDILNYDLFEGFLDKVTSNENAAVKFAIYTIEGDPIFHYLEYNNKKATITYTYDSRQDENGEKEKVSTSCKTINLVDGVYALADCDDVETGKRFYATQKSE is encoded by the coding sequence ATGAAGATGCTTAGAATCTGTGTTGTTATGCTGTTACTTACGCTTTTTACTGTCGCCTGCTCTAAGTCTATGAGTTCTAATGAAGCTGCCAAAAAAGGTTATGTTGTCTATGGTCAAAGGGATATATTAAACTACGATTTATTCGAAGGATTCCTGGATAAAGTAACCAGTAATGAAAATGCAGCGGTTAAATTTGCAATTTATACCATAGAAGGGGACCCCATATTCCACTACCTTGAATATAACAATAAAAAGGCTACTATTACGTATACCTACGACAGCAGACAAGATGAGAATGGGGAAAAGGAAAAGGTAAGCACTTCCTGTAAAACTATAAACCTAGTAGATGGAGTTTACGCTTTAGCAGATTGTGACGACGTTGAAACTGGTAAGCGATTTTATGCCACACAAAAATCTGAATGA